From Microbacterium sp. YJN-G, a single genomic window includes:
- a CDS encoding RbsD/FucU family protein, producing the protein MLEGINPLLTGELLLHLDRMGHSDSVVVADAHFPAWALGERVIDLPGTTTPEVVAAIRSVLPLDDAPGMDLMESADAVVLDVQHELMDAAGTNPETTRFVERFAYYDVAKGAYLMVRTGETRKYGNALLRKGVVGHPSA; encoded by the coding sequence ATGCTTGAGGGAATCAACCCCCTGCTCACGGGCGAGCTGCTGCTGCACCTCGACCGGATGGGACACTCCGACTCGGTGGTCGTCGCCGACGCGCACTTCCCGGCCTGGGCGCTGGGCGAGCGGGTCATCGACCTGCCCGGCACCACGACCCCCGAGGTGGTCGCCGCGATCCGCTCGGTGCTGCCGCTGGATGACGCACCGGGCATGGACCTGATGGAGTCGGCGGATGCCGTGGTGCTCGACGTGCAGCACGAGCTGATGGATGCCGCGGGCACGAACCCCGAGACGACCCGCTTCGTGGAGCGGTTCGCCTACTACGACGTCGCCAAGGGCGCATACCTGATGGTGCGCACCGGCGAGACCCGCAAGTACGGCAACGCTCTGCTGCGCAAGGGCGTGGTCGGGCATCCGTCCGCCTGA
- a CDS encoding aldo/keto reductase, with protein MSSTEPAAAAAGLAIPALGYGAANVGNLFRALSDDEAWAVLEAAWDAGIRYYDTAPHYGLGLSEKRLGAFLQTKPRDEFVVSTKAGRLLRPNPERRPSGLDTDNDFHVPDDLRREWDFTEQGIRASIAESQERLGLDRIDLLYLHDPERHDLDLALASAFPALEKVRAEGVVKAIGIGSMVSDALTRAVREADLDLIMVAGRYTLLEQPAATEVLPACAENATGIVAASVFNSGLLAQSEPKRDGRYEYGQLPDELWDRLVRIAAICRNHDVPLPAAAIQFPLQSALVRSVVVGGSRPAQLTQNAEYAALEIPAGLWAELAEARLIPTP; from the coding sequence ATGTCATCGACTGAGCCTGCCGCGGCCGCTGCCGGCCTGGCCATCCCGGCCCTCGGCTACGGCGCCGCCAACGTGGGCAACCTCTTCCGCGCGCTGAGCGATGACGAGGCCTGGGCCGTGCTCGAGGCGGCGTGGGATGCCGGCATCCGCTATTACGACACCGCGCCGCACTACGGGCTCGGGCTGAGCGAGAAGCGCCTCGGTGCCTTCCTGCAGACCAAGCCGCGCGACGAGTTCGTCGTGTCGACCAAGGCCGGGCGCCTGCTGCGCCCGAACCCCGAGCGCCGGCCGAGCGGCCTGGACACCGACAACGACTTCCACGTGCCCGACGACCTGCGCCGCGAGTGGGACTTCACCGAGCAGGGCATCCGTGCGAGCATCGCCGAGTCGCAGGAGCGGCTCGGGCTCGACCGCATCGACCTGCTGTACCTGCACGACCCCGAGCGGCACGACCTCGACCTCGCGCTCGCCTCGGCCTTCCCGGCGCTCGAGAAGGTGCGCGCCGAGGGCGTCGTGAAGGCGATCGGCATCGGCTCGATGGTGTCGGATGCCCTGACCCGGGCGGTCCGCGAGGCGGACCTCGACCTCATCATGGTCGCCGGGCGCTACACGCTGCTCGAGCAGCCCGCGGCCACCGAGGTGCTGCCTGCATGCGCTGAGAACGCCACCGGGATCGTCGCGGCATCCGTCTTCAATTCCGGACTGCTCGCGCAGAGCGAGCCGAAGCGCGACGGACGCTACGAGTACGGTCAGCTGCCCGATGAGCTGTGGGATCGCCTGGTGCGGATCGCCGCGATCTGCCGCAACCACGACGTGCCGCTGCCGGCGGCGGCGATCCAGTTCCCGCTGCAGTCGGCCCTGGTGCGCTCGGTCGTGGTCGGCGGCAGCCGCCCCGCGCAGCTGACGCAGAATGCGGAGTACGCCGCGCTCGAGATCCCCGCCGGGCTGTGGGCCGAGCTGGCCGAGGCCCGCCTGATCCCCACCCCCTGA